The Verrucomicrobiota bacterium genome window below encodes:
- a CDS encoding thymidine phosphorylase — protein MPRTNSEPVQQASHRAEHRARQRGAAAGVGRLARVFSGADCSRRLANAEASIAPGMTGDRIGRWTLDFRRVPLDGTHELDMSFLSLIEAKRDGQALTPEQITRFVREFAAGGIPDYQMSAMLMAVFFRGMTADETRSLTLAMRDSGEVLKWPSDPRPVVDKHSTGGIGDKVSLPLAPLLACLGFRVPMISGRGLGITGGTLDKLESIPGLTTQLGPARLVEQTQRIGVAMGGQTATMIPADRLLYALRDVTATVPSIPLITGSILSKKLAEGLDALVMDVKFGAAAFMKTREEARDLARSIVSLANDCGVRTRALLTDMDTPLGRSAGNWLEVKEAIACLEGRGPQDLRELVVECAAHLLVLTQRERELEPARAAAATRLASGGPRAKWNELIEAQGADLRAFERKLALDHAAPVRVELKSGSAGFVTRCEARVVGEMVRDLGGGRLTKESTIQPDVGVDQLAKPGDRIEPGSILARVHARTRDDAACALQRLRAAIELADEPPSATPLVVEVL, from the coding sequence ATGCCGAGGACGAACAGCGAACCCGTGCAGCAAGCGAGCCATCGCGCGGAGCATCGGGCGCGACAGCGCGGCGCGGCGGCGGGGGTTGGACGGCTTGCGCGTGTGTTCAGCGGGGCGGACTGTAGCCGCCGCCTTGCCAACGCGGAAGCGTCAATTGCGCCCGGCATGACCGGCGATCGGATTGGCCGTTGGACATTGGACTTTCGCCGTGTTCCACTCGATGGCACGCACGAGTTGGACATGAGCTTCCTCTCCCTCATCGAAGCCAAGCGCGACGGCCAGGCGCTCACGCCGGAGCAGATCACCAGGTTCGTGCGGGAGTTCGCGGCGGGCGGGATTCCCGACTACCAAATGTCGGCGATGCTGATGGCCGTGTTCTTCCGTGGAATGACCGCGGACGAAACGCGCTCCCTCACGCTCGCCATGCGCGACTCGGGCGAGGTGTTGAAGTGGCCCTCGGACCCGCGGCCCGTCGTGGACAAGCACTCGACCGGCGGCATTGGTGACAAGGTTTCGCTCCCGCTCGCGCCCCTGCTCGCGTGTCTTGGCTTCCGCGTGCCGATGATCTCCGGCCGCGGGCTCGGCATCACGGGCGGCACGCTCGACAAGCTCGAGAGCATCCCGGGGTTGACGACGCAACTCGGCCCCGCGCGCCTCGTGGAGCAGACGCAACGCATCGGCGTCGCGATGGGCGGACAGACGGCGACGATGATTCCCGCGGACAGGCTGCTCTACGCGTTGCGTGATGTGACGGCGACAGTGCCCAGCATCCCGCTCATCACGGGCTCCATCCTCTCGAAGAAACTCGCCGAGGGACTCGACGCGCTCGTGATGGATGTGAAGTTTGGCGCCGCGGCCTTCATGAAAACGCGCGAGGAGGCGCGCGACCTCGCGCGCTCGATCGTTTCGCTCGCGAACGACTGCGGCGTCCGCACCCGCGCATTGCTCACGGACATGGACACGCCGCTCGGCCGCTCGGCCGGCAACTGGCTTGAAGTGAAGGAAGCCATCGCCTGCCTCGAAGGCCGCGGTCCGCAGGACTTGCGCGAACTCGTCGTCGAGTGCGCGGCGCACCTGCTCGTGCTCACACAGCGCGAGCGCGAACTCGAACCGGCGCGCGCCGCCGCCGCGACCAGACTCGCCTCGGGCGGGCCGCGCGCGAAGTGGAACGAACTCATCGAAGCGCAGGGCGCCGACCTGCGGGCCTTCGAAAGGAAGCTCGCGCTGGATCACGCCGCGCCTGTCCGGGTTGAGTTGAAGTCCGGTTCCGCGGGATTCGTCACGCGATGCGAGGCGCGGGTTGTCGGCGAGATGGTGCGCGACTTGGGCGGCGGCCGACTCACGAAGGAATCGACGATCCAACCGGACGTCGGAGTGGACCAGCTTGCAAAGCCAGGTGACCGCATTGAACCGGGCTCCATCCTTGCGCGAGTGCACGCGCGGACGCGTGACGACGCAGCATGCGCTTTGCAACGGCTTCGTGCGGCGATCGAACTCGCGGACGAACCACCCAGCGCGACCCCGTTGGTCGTGGAAGTTCTGTGA